GTGAATCGTTTAAGTATCACAGCCCTGGCATAAGGCCACACGTCTTCAACATCTGATGGAAGAGGAGCCTGGGACTGGATGAGATTGAACTCCCCTCAGGTCAGGAACATCCCTGTAGAGGATGTGCCCCTTCTCAGGTCACAATAACAACTCAGAGCAGGAGTGTCAGAAGCACAAGCCCAGCCCGACGCAGGGGACTGGTGCCCAGGGCCAAGGGGTGACCATGACCTGTGATGTCATGGGAGGCTCAAAACAGGGACATCTCTATTCTGCTTGTCAGGCAGAACTGCCTCCCCAGGGAGTATAGGTATTTGTAGAAACCATCACGGGATATCTGTAAACTATCAGGGGATTTCTATCACAGGTTATCACAGGGCAGCCCCCATAACCTAAGCTGAAGGAGAGAAGAACATGGAGCAAATGCACATatgctgtggggagaggagaaaccTGACACTCCGGGGTAAGCAAGTCTCCTCCCTGATGCATAAGGAATTTTCAAGGTCAGAAAACTTCTCACTCCATTCCACTGCGACAGGGCTCGTCCAGCTGGGGTGCTCCACGTGGCAGGTGTAGACGTCTCCACTCTGAGGAACTATTTCAAGCATCACCATGAGCTGGAAGGTCCAGTCTCCATTAGGGATCAGGCCTGTGGAGACCACCCCCGCCTCCTCTTCCTGGCCATTCTGGAAGCACCTGACTTCAGTGTGGCCTGGACAGAAACCATTCACAGAGCAGACCAGGAGGCTGTGGTGCCACAGGGGCTGGGTCTTTGCAGGATACACAGTCACTGTAGGCTCCAGTAGGAGAGAAAAGGTAGAGGGAATAGCGAGGGAGACAGTAAGTAACCTGACCAGATGCAGCCTTGGGCAGGCCAGGCTGCCATGTGGCTTAGGAGAAGTCAGTGTCATGGGTCTTGAATTTAACCCCTAAAACAGGGCCTGTTAGAGTTGAGAGATGTTAAGCAAAATCGTGGGGTTTCTTTCCATAATTTGAAACAGTTACTTATTGTTGAAGTATTTACAAATTTTGCAAGACACAGGGTGCATTGAATAAAAGGGTGATTTCTGTAactaggctgcctgggttcaaatccaggctctacTTCTAACTGGTTAATCCTGGGAGAGTTTTTAaatccctctgtgcctcagctttctcgCCTCTAAAGGAGGATAATGATATGAATTTACCTCTTCAAGTTAAATGAGTCATATATACAAccgaatactactcagccataaaaaagaacgaaataatgccatttgcagcaacatggatggacgtagagatgatgatactaagtgaagtaagtcagaaagagaaagacaaataccatatgatatcacttatatgtgaaatctaaaatatgacacaaatgaacttatctacgaaacagaaacagactcacgaacatagagaacagacttgtggttgccaaggagggtggggttgggggagggatggagtgggaggttggggttagcagatgtaagctattatactgtatatggaatggataaacaacaaggtcctactgtatagccccaGAGAACTATAGTCactatcctatgataaaccataatggaaaagaatattttaaaaaggatgtttatatgtataactgaatcactttgctgtacagcagagattaacacaacattgtaaatcaactatacttcaataaaaaaatattgatcatcatattaaaaaaaaaagagttaatggaCTTAGACTATGTAAAGAAATggctgggggaattccctggcggtccagtggttaggactctgtgctctcactgctgagggcccgggttcaatccctggtcagggaattaaagtcccacaagctgcacagggGGGCCAAAAAAGAAATGGCCAGAACTTAGCCTTCAGTATATGTCAGTTACTTATTGAATGTTTTTACTGTGAAAGAAAGTGTGATTCAAAGCTTAAGGGTAAATTAGGGAACAGTAGTGGGGTAGATAGAGATGTAGAGTGTGAAATCCTGGTTACACTGCCTCAATGGACTCACGTCTTAAAACAGCACAGAAATGGTTCTTCCCCTGAGAAGCAGAAATAGACAGAGGTCATTCTCTAACTCTGTGAGTTGTGTCTCAAGGAAAGCATGAGTCCTGCAGAGGAAAAGGAACAAGGAAagttaatcatttaaaaagtttttattgttttgtactCAGCTgatggatctctctctctcttgctctttttttttttttccccaaaaaagccACATCTAGTTTTGCAGTTGTTATCGTTTTagaattctctctccttctaaaCTGACATTTGAGGTCAGGGCAGGGTCTGGGACTCTTAACATCTGAGACAACCTCTAGCACTCTCAGGCCTtcaataaatacaattattttaaaagaaaggagagggacttccttggaggttcagtggttaagactccgccctcccaatgcacggggcctgggtttgatccctggttggggaacgaagatcccacatactgcaactaagcctgcgtgccacaactagagaagccctcaTGTGGCAacaagacccagcacagtcaaaataaaataaataaataaataaataaatttaaaaaaaaaagaaaggagaaatggggGACACATTTGTACAATACCACAAAATAGCAGATTTAAGATCGATGGTAAATCATTagtcacagtttctatttcagtaagtaaaaaatgttaaattcttaACATGGAAAATATTGAACAGAATCTAATAGAAACCACAAACTGGATAAAATGTTGAATCAAGTATCAGCAAAGTGTTAATAATCTTACTGCATAGACAACCCATAAAATTACTGAGAAAAACACTAGGACCCTAGTGGCAACAGATTAATAGATAATGCTTTGGGCAGTCATTacaattgggggaaaaaaaaagagagaagaactttaggaataaaagaaatgtaagttaaaaataataagatataaaTTTCCAACTAAGTGgcaatatggaaaataaaatctaacaatGGGGAGTGTGGTTTTATTAAATTGCTTACAACCATACAAAGGGAAAACACAACTACTTAAGTACTATTAGCattataaaaatagtaacatCAGTATGGTATTATTAAGTAACAAAATTATATCTGAAAAGCTAGCTTCACAATCATTTCAAATACgtaaaaatatacacactaaGAAAGCAAAAGAGTAGTTGGAAATTTAAACCTAAAAGTAGCCTCAGAAAGGTCGGAGGTGAATGGGAGGTTCTTCTCCGCTGCACCCCTAGAGATCAGTCTCCCTCACAAATTTCATTCTCAAAGAAACGCTCCTGCACACAGACGCCAGCACATTTATTTCAGGGGTTTCAGGAGTAAGAGGGTGTGTGTCCAGAGCAGACTGGGGCTCCTCTCACGTTCTCCCAAGCCTCTTACATttctcacctctcctcccctACCCTCCCCCAACCACAGACACCTGGAGGTCCCTTCCCGCATCTCTGACCACCCACCCGAGTCAGCCTTTTCCtccgtctcccctcccccaggctctccCAGGGCGGCAGCGGAGGATGCCTGGagccctccctcctgcatccctcTCCCCATACACCCCTCCCTCCCGGTCCTCTCAGACCCCAGGCCCACTCCCCCCACCATACACACACTCTCTCCCCTCTCACCAGCACACATTGACAAAATCTCACTTTAGTTTTCCCACAGAAGGCTCTCACGTGTACCCTCGTAACTTGTACTTGTCCATAATCCTACACACTCACCCTGGACTCagtccctctgtctctgtgtctctctatctctgtctctctgtctctgtcaccgccctccccccgccccgccccgccccgcccccgaccTCGCCGCCGCACAGCGCTGCTCTCCAAGAACTTGTAGTTGATCCTGCAGAAGGTGTGCCCGGCGGCCCGCGCCCGCTCCAGGGCGTCCTTCTGGCGGTTCCAGAGCTCCGCGGCCGGCCGCCCCAGCTCGCTCACCGCCAGGTCCTCCCCCACGTGGCTGTCGAAGCGCACCAGCTCCTCCCGGTTATAGATGTACCTGCCCAGGAAGTGCACCTGCCGCGTGCTGTTGGAGAAATGACACTCGGACTTTACCTGCACCATGAAAAGTGCTGTGGGGACAGGAATGATGTTGTCACCCGGGCGCATGGGAAGAGACTGGCGGTGACGCCCACCGATGACAGGCGCTCGGGCGCAGGCGGGGGCGCTAGGATTCCCTCGGAGGCTCTACAGGCACCCCACGGGTTCATCTTCTACCTGCCAGCGGTGGAGGAAGGACGTGCTGGGCGGAAgagacccccccccaccctgctcctgaGCCATTCGGTCTCCACTTGGCTTCCACGCTCTCCTGGACATCTTCAAGTGTGAACTGGACGGGGATTTGCCCCATCACCATCTCCTCTTAGGAGCCTCCTTCATTCTGTAAGTACTTGGTTAGGGCTGTGCTTGTGCCCAAACTTCGCTGTCTCTTGGGACTCTAAGGAAGGGAACACAGCCATCTCCGCTCTACTTGTGGAGGTTAAAATTTAGTGAAAGTGATGGACAAAAGCCAAACACACAAGAATTTATACAGAAGTGAGAAATGTCAGGATAAAAGTGTGGCGTTCTATAGCAGAGAATGGTAGGATGACCTAAATTAGGTTAGGGTGCCAGAGAAGTGGTCTCTGAAGACATTTAAGTGGTAACATAAAAGGTTAAGTGGATGTGAGCtagaggaagtgtgtgtgtgtgtgtgtgtgtgtgtgtggtgtgtgtgttcaGGGGAAAAAGAGAGACACATTTTAGGTAAC
This is a stretch of genomic DNA from Balaenoptera musculus isolate JJ_BM4_2016_0621 chromosome 11, mBalMus1.pri.v3, whole genome shotgun sequence. It encodes these proteins:
- the LOC118904120 gene encoding DLA class II histocompatibility antigen, DR-1 beta chain-like, whose amino-acid sequence is MVCLWFPAGSWTVILTVILMVLSPLLAWAGETTSLFMVQVKSECHFSNSTRQVHFLGRYIYNREELVRFDSHVGEDLAVSELGRPAAELWNRQKDALERARAAGHTFCRINYKFLESSAVRRRVAPTVTVYPAKTQPLWHHSLLVCSVNGFCPGHTEVRCFQNGQEEEAGVVSTGLIPNGDWTFQLMVMLEIVPQSGDVYTCHVEHPSWTSPVAVEWRTQYEPSQGKMLSRLGACVMGLLFLGVGLLLIRN